Below is a genomic region from Verrucomicrobiota bacterium JB022.
TCGAGCAGATCCGCGCCGAAGCCTTCGAGGGAGCCGAAGCCGATTCCAAGATCTACGTGATCGAGCTGCCGCCACCGGAATTCACGCCCCAGGCCTACCGTGTGGCCGTAGTCGTGCCCAGCCGCGCCGACCGCCCGAGCTATTACACGCTGGAGAAAAGCTTCCTGATCGAGGATGGCAGCGGCCGGCCCGACATGCAGCTACAGCTCGCCTTTTTCGGGGCATGGGACGGCCTGACGCACTACAACCTCGGCATGTACGATGTCATGAACAGTCAGGACTTCGCCGACCTCGTCCGCGAATCCCTGCAGGCACCCTTTGCCGAGCAGATCGACGCGACCCAGGATGTGCAAACCCAGCCCTCTGACGAAACGCCCGCCGTGCCCGCTTCATGAACCGCGCCCCCCTATTTCTCCTCACTACGCTGAGCCTGCTCGGCCTCACCGGCTGCGAAACCGCCGAATCGAAGGCCGCCAAAGCCGCAGAAGCCGCCGCCACCGCGATGGGCGAGGTGTGGATGGAGCCCATTACCGAAGCCGAACAGCAGCAGCACCGCGCACACTACTACTTCGCCCATCGCGCCCTGCCCCATGCGATTTACAACGACGCAGAGCTGCTGGCGACCGAGCTGAACAGGCAGGGCGTCGAATACCTGCGCCGCCTCTGGGATTCGATGGCCGATGCAGCCCCCGCCTACGTGCCAGCCCAGCGCAACGAGGTGCAGTTGAGCATCGAGAACGGAGCAGACGGCAGCACGATCTATTTCATTACCTTCCCGGAACCGCAGTTCTTCCCGCAGGCCTACTACGCGACCTTTGTTTACCCGGCACCAGCGGGCATCCACAGCTACTATACGCTTGAGATGAGCCGCCTGCACCGCACGCCCGAGAGCGAAACCCAGTATGCGGAGATCGGGGCGTGGGAAGGACCCCAGCACCTTGAATTTGGCTCGTCGGAAGTGATCAGCGAGGGCGTTTTCCGGGCCTTGATCCGCCGCGTCGTGGCGGGGGAAACCTCGCTCAGCCCTCAAGGACTCTCGAATACCGGAAACCGGCACGGTCAACGTTGAGGAATAGGCGCGCGTCCTTGCCAAGCGACCGGAAACCGTGCAGGCTGGCGGCTAGTCATGTCTGATACCTCTTTCGATGTCATTGTGATCGGCTCCGGCCCCGGGGGCTACGTGTGTGCGATCCGCTGCGCCCAGCTCGGGCTGAAAACCGCCGTGGTGGAACGCGATGCCGCTCTCGGTGGCACCTGCCTCAATGTGGGTTGCATCCCCAGCAAGGCGCTCCTCCACAGCTCGGAATTTTACCGCGAGGTGGGCCACAGCGAAAACCACGGGGTGAAGGTCCAGGGCCTCGAGCTCGACCTCGCCCAGCTGATGAAGCGCAAGGACGAGGTGGTCAAGCGCATGAACGGCGGCGTGAAGATGCTGCTCGACAAGCGCGAGGTGAAGGTCTTCCAGGGCACCGGCGAGCTACAAGGCTCCGGCAAGGTCAAGGTGACCCCCGCCGAAGGCGACGCGCAGACGATTGAGGGCAAGAACATCATCCTCGCGACCGGTTCCGTGCCGGTGGAGTTGCCCTTCCTCAAATTCGACGGTGATCACGTGGTCTCCAGCACCGAAGCGATTGCCTTCGACAAGGTGCCGCCGCGCATGCTCGTAATCGGTGGCGGCGCAATCGGTCTCGAGCTGGGCTGCGTGTGGTCGCGCCTCGGCAGCGATGTGACGGTGGTCGAATTCCTGCCCACCATCGCCGCCGGCTCCGACGACGATATTTCCAAGCTGGCCGAACGCATCTTCAAGAAGCAGGGCCTCACCATCCACACCAACACCAAGGTGACGGGTGCCGAGATCAAGGACGGCGTCGTGACGCTCAAGGCCGAGCAAAAGGGCAAAGAAGTGACCTTTGAAGCCGAGAAGGTGCTGCTTTCCGTGGGCCGCAAGGCGTTCACCCAAGGCCTCGGCCTCGACAAGGCGGGCGTGGAGCTCGACGAGCGTGGCCGCGTAAAGGTGGACGACCACCTGCGCACCAGCGCCAAGGGCGTCTGGGCCATCGGCGACGTGATCGCGGGCCCGATGCTCGCCCACAAGGCCGAGGAAGACGGCGTGGCGGTGGCCGAGTGGATCGCCGGTAAGGCAGGCCATGTAGATTGGAACCTGATGCCGGGCGTGATCTATACCGACCCGGAAATCGCCAGCGTAGGCCTGACCGAACGCGCGGCGAAGGAAAAGGGCATCGAGGTGAAGGTCGGCAAGTTCAACCTCGCGGCCAATGGCCGCGCCGTGGCACAAGACGCGACCGACGGCATCGTGAAGATCATCGCCGATGCCAAGACCGACCGCTTGCTCGGGGCCGCCATTATCGGCCGCGGCGCTTCGGAAATGATCGCCAGCGTCGTCGGCCACATGGTCTACGGCGGCAGCGCGGAAGACCTGGGCCGCACCGTGCACGCGCACCCCACCGTGAGCGAGTCGATCAAGGAAGCGGCCCTGGCCGTCGGCAAGGCTGCGATCCACGCCATCTAGGCTTCGCCGCCAACCCCACTTTCCCAGCCCGTCCTTCTACCGGACGGGCTTTTTTTGCGGCCTGGGCTTAACGCCTCAGCAACATGGTTTCCAAATCTCCTTTACCCTAGGCGCTGGGCTTCCTATCTTGAAGGCCATGAAATGGTTCTACGAGGTGGACGGTGAAGAATTCGGCCCGATTTCCTCCGAGGAAATTGTGGAGCGCATCATGAATGGCGAGGTCTCCGCCGATACGCTCGTCCGCCGCGAGGGCCAGGGTGCAGCCGTGCCGGCCGCCGAAACGGAGCTGGTCGAGTTTTTCGACGAAATGCCGGAAGTCTACGACTCCACCGCCCGGAACTACGAAGATGCCGACCTGGCAGGCGACGCCTTTGCCGGGGCCGAGGATTTTGAAGAGCGTAGCCGGCACGACGACCCCCTGGAGGAGGAAGCCGAGGCCGCTCGCGACGACGAGTGGGCCGCGCTCGACGATGAGGAACTCGACATGACGGACGAAGAGCCCGAGCAGACGCCCACCCGCTCCAAGCCGAAGCCGCCGCCCGTGCTGCATAGCATCAGCTCCAAGGAGCCGGAAGAGGAGCCCGAGCCGGAAGAAAAGCCGGCCCCTGCACCGCGCAAGCCAGCGGCCCCGCCCCACCCCTTCGAAACCGTGCAGACGCCCACCACCCCGAGCGTCGAATCCATCCCGCACGCGCCTTTGCCTGCCACCCCCGCCCCGCAATCGATCCAGGGCATCCAGCCGCCCCCGGGAGTCAAGGCCACCACGCCGCCCAAAGCAGCACCTGAGCCCGCGCCGGCCGCCAAGGGCGAAATGCCCACCTGGCTGATGCTGCTCGTCTCCGTGCTCATCGTAGCTGGCCTGATCGCCGTAGTGGCCCTTTTCCTGTAAGTTTTGCGAGCCCCTACCGCGCAACTGAAGCTCGTCGTGTTTGATGCGGCGGGCACCCTCATTTTTCCGCACCCGAGCGTAGGCGAAGTCTACGCCGAGATCGCATCTGCCTATGGCGTGACCGTAGAGCCGAAGGCGGTTGAAACCCGGTTCGCGGATGCCTTCAAGCACCTGAGCCAGCAGCCTCGGCCCTCGCTAAACATTCGCGACGACCGCGACTTCTGGCGCCTGGTGGTGCGTGAGACCTTCGGCGGTCGCACGCCGCCCGCCGATTGCTTCGACGCGTTTTTCGAGGACTTGTGGCAAGCTTTCGCCACCGCCAAACGCTGGCGGCTACAGCATGGCACGCGCGATCTGCTGCACGACCTCAAGTCGCTCGGGCTCCGTGTCGCGCTGCTGAGCAATGCCGACGACCGCTTCCGCCAGGTGTTCCGCGAGCTGGACCTGCTGGACGCCTTCGACGGCTTCTTCCTCTCGGGCGAGATTGGCGCAGAAAAGCCTGCCCCAGCCGCGTTTGCAGCGGTGGAGCAGGCCATGGGCTTCGCAGGAGGAGAAATCCTGCACGTCGGGGACAGCGAGCGCGCCGATTACGCGGGAGCACTCGAGGCCGGCTGGCACGCCCTGCTGGTAAACCCAGAGAGCGGCCTCGGCTACGTATGGTCGAAGGTCAAGACGCTGCTGGAGCTGCCTTGAACGCCCAGGGCAACAGTGCCCAGCCTGCGATAAAGGCCAGGCCGCCGATGGGCGTGATGGCGCCAAACCACCCCGGGGCACCGAAGCCCAGCAGGTAGAGGCTGCCGGAAAAAACGATCACCCCGAGGGTGAAGATGTAGCCCACCACCCGCAGGCGCGACGAGGGGCGCAACCCATCCGCCACCGCCAGCGCAAGCAGCGCTACCGCGTGGATGAGGTGGTATTGCGTGGCGGTATGCCAAGTGTCGAGGCGCTGCAGCTCGCGCAACTGCGGCTCGAGCGCGTGGGCACCAAACGCGCCCAGGGCAATGCCAAGCGCGCCGACGACGGCAGCAATCCAAGTGAGTCTACTCTGCATCGGAGGTCTCCTTGTCGTTCACTTCGAAGGTGTGGTCGGCCGTGCCTGCCTCGATCGGCGGCACATACATGGCCGTGCCCTTGGTGGGCAGCGCGATAAACTCACCGGGGGCCTCCGCACGCAAGCGATAACGGATCTCCCAGATGCCGGTGGGCAGGCGCGGGATCATCAGAGCCACCTTGCGGTCGCGCAACTCCTGATAGACCCAGGCGGTGCGGCCGGTGTAGCGCTCGTCGTCGCCCGCGTTGGCCGGGGCGGTCGGGTCGAGCTCACGCGCTACGAGATTGGCCCCGCTGAGCTGCTGGACGGTTTCGAGGCCGGCGGGCTTCGGGTCTTCGATCAACAGGTATTCGAGGTTGTTCTTGGCGTCGAGGCGCAGCAAGACGTCGATCCGGTCGCCCGAGGCCACGCGGTGGGGCTCGCCCAGCTTCAGGATCTGCTCCTTGAAGCCCTGCAAGAGGGTCGGCACGGCGGTAATCTGCAGATACTGGCGGTCGAGGAAGAGCTGGAAGCCGTAGGGCTTGAAGTCTTCCGGCCCCGCCTGATAGCTGGCAGACACGCGATAGTAGAGCGGCACCTCGCCCGCGCTGCGGCGGATGCGCAGCTGGTTTTCGCCCGGCTTGAGCGCCGCACGGGGCACGGTGTAGGTGCCTTGCTGGCCGAGCAGGTTGTTGAAGCTCAGCTCACCCTGCGCCACCGTTTGGCCGTTGACTTCCATGCTCCAGTTGCTGGAGACGTCCATCTCGCCCTCGATCAGGAGGTATTCGGTCAACGCCAAAACCGAGATGGCGGTCGAGCGGGTGTTGGACCAGCGGGCGGCCTGACGGCTACGCACCAGCCAGTGCATGGCCGGATCGACCAAGGCATTGCCGGGATCGGCGTGCAGCATGGCCATCAGCGCCCAGGCGGTCGATTCTTCGCCGCTCTCATACCAGCGCCACCAGTCCTGCCGCTCGCCCCAATAGGCCACCGGGAGATCGTTGGCCCCTTGGGTCTGCGAGACGGGCAAGAGGATGCTCTGCGAAGGACTGGTATCGCGCTTCACGGTGTTGCGCAGCATACCGACCAGCGTCTCCGCCTCGCGCTCGAAGCCGAAGTCGACGGCGGCGAGGGCCAGATGGGCCAGCGTCTGCGGGCTGAGACGCTCGCGCTGATTGAAGAGGTTGAGGAAGGCACGGGCCTCAAAACGGCTGGGCTGGCCGGGCGTCTCGTTGGTCAGCGTGCGGTGGCGGGCGGAAAGGGCCTGCACGAGCCAAGCCTGCAGGGCGGGCTGCGATGAGGCCTCCATCAGGCGCATTTCGATGAACTGGCGGGCCTGTTCGAGCCGCTTTTCCTCGATCGCCAAGCCGGTTTGCTCGGCCAGCGTGAGGGCCCAGACGGCGTAGCCCGTCATGTAGACATCACTCTCACCGCCCGCGATCCACGGCCAGCTACCGTCGGCCAACTGGCTCTCGTAGAGGCGCTTGAGGCCTTGCTCGATCACGGCATCCAAGTCCGGCAACCCGGTTTCGGATTCCTCGGGCACGAAATCCCACCCCATGCGCTCGGCCAAGGCGCGCTGCACCTGCTCGGGCTCGTAGCCGAGGTCGGTCAAGGCCTTGCGCACGACCAGCGCCGGGACAAAGCGGCTGAGCGTCTGCTCGGTGCAGCCATACGGGTAATTGACGAGGTAGGGCAGTGCTCCGAGCATCGAATCGGCAATGGTGGGCGAGACGCTGAAGCGCACTTGCGGGTCGGCCGCGTCGAGATTCTTGGGCAGCTGCAGCACGAGGTCGGTCACGTTATGAGCCGTCCTCCCCGCCCAGGTCACCTGGCGATCCTGGAGCGGTTCGGCCACCGGCAGCTTCAGCTCGACCGCGTCGGCATAGAGCTGGCTGCGGGCGTCGAGCTTCACCGCGTATTCCCCCGCGGCGAGCGCCTTGGCCGACCAGTCGAGGCGACGGCTGTTGCGCGCCGGCACGGTGATCTTCTGGCGCGCCTCGCCCTTCAGTTGCAGGCCTTTAGGCACCTCGAGCACAACCGTTACGTCCAGCGGGCTGTAGGTGTTGTTGTTGAGCACGCCGCTGAGCACCACGTCGTCGCCCTCATAGAGGAAGCGGGGCATGTTGAGGCGCGCGATCAACGGCAGGCGCGTGGCAGTGCGCAGCTCGGCCTGCCCCACCCGGCTGCCGGTGTCGGCGCCGATGGTGGTGACGCGCCACTCGGTCAGGTTATCCGGCAGCTTGACGCTGACTTGCGCCTGCCCCTGCTCGTTGGTCACAACGCTCGGGCTCCAGTAGGCACTGAAACGGAAATCCTGCCGCAGTGCCGGGGTGGCGAGGTCTCCCGGGGAGGCCGTCGGTGCGCCTTGCGCCTTCATGTCCATCGCCATCATCGGTGCGGCTTCGGCCATGCCGCGGGCGGCCACACCACCAAACCCCTGCAGCTCGTAAATCTCCTCATCAGCCGGGGCGGGTGCGTCGTCATCATCGCCCAGCGGCTGATAAAAGGGGCGTTCCTGCACGCTGCTGCCGGTTTGGATGCGGTGCCAGCGTTTGTCCTGGTAAAAGGCTTTCTGGATGTCGGGCACCTCGTAACCGGGCAGCAGGCTGTCGAGCGAGGCATCTACCATCGCCAGCGAAAAGCTGCCGACGACGGGCTTGCCGCTCTGGTCCTTGACCGTGAGGTTGAGCCGCGCCTCGCTGCCGGGCGTATAGCCTTCCGCATCGGCCTCGACTTCTACGTCGAGGAACTGCGGGGTCGGCGGCACGACCAGCTCGACATAGTTCATGAAAAGCTCGCCGCCGCTGATCATCGAGGCTTCGAGGCCCGTGTTAGGAGCATCGGCGGCGGTGATGGGCAGGCTGAGCAGCTTGGCCCGACCGTCGAACTTCAGCACCTGATAGTCCTGGATCGAGTCGGCGCCGCGCACGAGCCACACGTGGCGGTTGGGCGTGGGCACCGTGATCAGCACCGGCAGCTTTTCGCCGATCTTGATCTCGCGCTCGTCCATGATGATCTCGACGCCGCCGGGGCGGTAGCCGATACGCACGTCGCCGGGCTGCGCCACCCAAAACGGGGAGTCTTGCGTCACGGAGAGGCCGCGGGCGCCGGGGCTGATCCACTGCAGGTTGTAATACCCCAGCTGTGGCGCCTTGAACTTGTGGGCGACCTTGCCGTCTTCGCCCGTCTCCAGCTCGACGGATTCGACCTCTTCGGTCACGAAGCCCTCATCCTTCAGGCGGTAATCGCTCTGCGTGGCCCCGATCAAGGCGCGCTCCGGCAACTGACGCCACGATTCGCCGGAGATTTCGTTGCCCTTGCGACGATGGATGTAAACTTGACGCCAGCGTTCGCGCGTGAGGCGCAACTGGCCATGGATCGACACCGGCTGATCGTTGGCGTTGAGCGTCTCGACCGTAGCCACCACGTCGTCACCGGGCTGATAAAGGCGGTGTGCGGTCGAGAGCTGCACAAAGTAGGGCTGACGCGTCAGCTTGAGCGTACGCGTTTCGACGATCTCGCGCCGGGAGCGGTCCTGCACCCGCACCTCGACAGTGTAGAGCCAGTCTTGGTCGATGTCTTGCGGAGTTTCGAAAGAGAAAGTGGCGTGGCCGCGGGAGTCGGTCGTCAACTCGATGCGTTCGACGACTTCGGGCGGCTGCTGATGGTAGGCCGGGCGAGTCAGCGCGGGCTGAAGCCAGCGGGACTTTTCCATCGGCCAGAACCAGTGCACGTAGGGCTGGCGGCTGATCTGCACGACGGTAGCGGCGTCACCCACCGCGCCGCCGGAATAGTAGTCGACCTGAATTTCGCCCGGCACCTCCTGGCCTGGCTCCAGCAGCACCGCACCGTCCTTGCTCTGGCCGAGCTGCACGGCGACGCGGTATTCAGGAGCGCGAAACTCTTCCACGCGGAACAGCTCGTAGTAGCGGGCATAGCGGACGCCCTTTTGCAGGATGCGCACATTGTAGCTGCCGAGAGGGGCGTTGGCCGGGATCGGGTAATCGACCGCGCCAGCACCGAAACGGTCGAGCGCAAAGTCGCCTTTCTGGACCATCTCGCCCTGGGCGTCGTGGATCTCGTAGCTCAGCGTATCGCCTGCGGGGGTCGAGTAGCTGCCATCGGACTGGCGGAGGCGGGAAAGGATGCGCCAATGGGCCGTCTCGCCCGGGCGATAGAGCGGGCGCTCGGGGTAGACGAAGTGCACCGGCTGGATCTCCGTGTCTTCCTGAAATACGTAACGGTATTGGTTGGCATGGGCCACGGCCTGCCGCGTTTCCTTCCGCGCGATGACGCGCCAGACGAGGAAGGAACGCTGCTCGGGGTTTTCGCGCATCTTCTCCGGGCGCTTCCACTCGGCAATGCCGTTGGTGCTGGTCACGGCCTTCAGTTGCTCTTTCAACACCGCGTCTTCGGCGGAGGTGCCGGGCTCAACCCAGCCCCAGCGCAGCTCCACGTTGGCCTCCGGCACCGGCGCACCGGTCTCGGCATCGGTCACGAAGGCGAGAATACGGTCGGCATCGGCTTTGGTCACGATCACGAGGTCTGTCACGAGGATGCGGTCCTTGCGCACGAGGCCGCCGGCGGAGGCGACCACGACGTAGGCCCCGCGCGGCAGCTCGACCGGCAGGCGCACCTGACGCGACACCTGGTAGTGCGGGCGCTCGGGCTTTTGGTCGAGCTTCTGGGTGTGGATGGCAGGGCCGGTCGGCTCCAGGCTGTTGTCGGAAAGCAGGTCGGTCGGGTAGACCTTGATCTCGGCGTTTTCGAGGTTGCGCCAGTTGAGGCCGAAGAAGACCTCCGTCTCGGGGCGGAAGGTGTGGCGCACAAACACGTCGAGCTGCGGCTGCGTCAGGTCTTCGAGCTGATTTTGCGCCTGGCGATAGAAGCGCCCCTGCCCCTCCGGGTATTGGTCGAGCAACTGGCGCAGCAGCTCCACCGTGCGCTTGTAATCGGGCTCGAACTGGGTCTGGCCTTGCTCGTTGTAGCCGAGGTGGCCAAAGCTGGCATACCACTGGGCGAGTTCATAGAGCGCCTGCTCGTGGTAGGGCGACTTGCCCAACGCTACGACGGCCTGAAGCAGATCGCCTTGGCGGAGGCGCGCGGTGGTGTCTTGCTGGTTGCGCTGATACCACTCGGCAAGCAGGTATTGCGTGCGGGATTTTTCCTCGGGCGTGCGCGAGATCTTGACCGCGTTTTCCAGCCACTGGCGTTCGCCATACTGGCCGAACTCCCAGTCGAGGCCGCGATCCGAAGGGCTGGCAAGCGCGAGCACGAGGCGCAGGTATTCCTGGCGCGCAGGCTCCACCTCCGTCGAGGCGGCCCAATAGTCGAGGGCCAGGCGAAAGTGGCGGCGAGGGGCCCGCCAATGGCGGCTGGATTCATCATAAACCCGATTGGGGGCCTTCAGCGCGGCGTAGCCCAACAGCTCGTGCACGCGGGCCCAAAGCGGCTCCGGTCGGCTGCCGTCGGAGGGTTGCAGCTCTTCGGCCAGCGAGCGCAAATCGGCCTGCATCTTCTCGAAGCGGTTGGCGTCGACAGGGTCGTTGACGTCCAGCGTGCGGAAGAGCGCCATCGCATAAAGATAGCGGGCCGTGGGCGGTGCCTTCTGCCCTTCGCCCAGGCGCGAAAAAGTGGCGTCGAGCTGGTCGCGCGCGTCGGCGTAGAGCCCCCGATCAATCGCATCGCGCGCCGTCGCAATCACGGCATCGAAGTCGATCTCGGCCGCCGGCACCGGCACGACGCGCGGCGCGGGCACCGAAGTGGAGGCGGCAGACTCGGCGTCCTGCGCGTTCAGGGCAGGAGTGGCTGCGGTCAGCAGCCCAAGCAAACTGACACGCCAGAAAATCTTAGGGAAGAGGTGGCGATGGCACATAAAAAGCACGTATGGTGATAAACCGTAAACGCAGGCAGCGCGACTTTCTTAAAAAGAAATGCAAGTGTATCATCCCGTGACGGCGGCGCGAGTTTCGTTGACCGCAAGAAACTGGAATAAATCCCCAGATTCATCTTCATAGACAATATGCACTGGACGAAGGCCACCGCCCCCACCCTGCCTTGCTGGTTTTTGCTCGCCTGCCTCTTTGGGCTCGCGCAACTCGCCGCCGCGCCTCTCAGCGACAGGAACCCCGTCAACGCGCGGCTGGTGGCCGAAGTCGAAGCCGTCCAGCCCGGCCAGCCCTTTACCGCCGCGCTGGAGCTGCAACACTACGACCACTGGCACACCTACTGGCGCAGCTCGCAGACCGGCTACGCCACGAGCCTCAACTGGAGCCTGCCCGAGGGCTG
It encodes:
- the lpdA gene encoding dihydrolipoyl dehydrogenase — protein: MSDTSFDVIVIGSGPGGYVCAIRCAQLGLKTAVVERDAALGGTCLNVGCIPSKALLHSSEFYREVGHSENHGVKVQGLELDLAQLMKRKDEVVKRMNGGVKMLLDKREVKVFQGTGELQGSGKVKVTPAEGDAQTIEGKNIILATGSVPVELPFLKFDGDHVVSSTEAIAFDKVPPRMLVIGGGAIGLELGCVWSRLGSDVTVVEFLPTIAAGSDDDISKLAERIFKKQGLTIHTNTKVTGAEIKDGVVTLKAEQKGKEVTFEAEKVLLSVGRKAFTQGLGLDKAGVELDERGRVKVDDHLRTSAKGVWAIGDVIAGPMLAHKAEEDGVAVAEWIAGKAGHVDWNLMPGVIYTDPEIASVGLTERAAKEKGIEVKVGKFNLAANGRAVAQDATDGIVKIIADAKTDRLLGAAIIGRGASEMIASVVGHMVYGGSAEDLGRTVHAHPTVSESIKEAALAVGKAAIHAI
- a CDS encoding DUF4339 domain-containing protein; the encoded protein is MKWFYEVDGEEFGPISSEEIVERIMNGEVSADTLVRREGQGAAVPAAETELVEFFDEMPEVYDSTARNYEDADLAGDAFAGAEDFEERSRHDDPLEEEAEAARDDEWAALDDEELDMTDEEPEQTPTRSKPKPPPVLHSISSKEPEEEPEPEEKPAPAPRKPAAPPHPFETVQTPTTPSVESIPHAPLPATPAPQSIQGIQPPPGVKATTPPKAAPEPAPAAKGEMPTWLMLLVSVLIVAGLIAVVALFL
- a CDS encoding HAD-IA family hydrolase; this translates as MRAPTAQLKLVVFDAAGTLIFPHPSVGEVYAEIASAYGVTVEPKAVETRFADAFKHLSQQPRPSLNIRDDRDFWRLVVRETFGGRTPPADCFDAFFEDLWQAFATAKRWRLQHGTRDLLHDLKSLGLRVALLSNADDRFRQVFRELDLLDAFDGFFLSGEIGAEKPAPAAFAAVEQAMGFAGGEILHVGDSERADYAGALEAGWHALLVNPESGLGYVWSKVKTLLELP
- a CDS encoding DUF423 domain-containing protein, which codes for MQSRLTWIAAVVGALGIALGAFGAHALEPQLRELQRLDTWHTATQYHLIHAVALLALAVADGLRPSSRLRVVGYIFTLGVIVFSGSLYLLGFGAPGWFGAITPIGGLAFIAGWALLPWAFKAAPAAS
- a CDS encoding MG2 domain-containing protein, giving the protein MCHRHLFPKIFWRVSLLGLLTAATPALNAQDAESAASTSVPAPRVVPVPAAEIDFDAVIATARDAIDRGLYADARDQLDATFSRLGEGQKAPPTARYLYAMALFRTLDVNDPVDANRFEKMQADLRSLAEELQPSDGSRPEPLWARVHELLGYAALKAPNRVYDESSRHWRAPRRHFRLALDYWAASTEVEPARQEYLRLVLALASPSDRGLDWEFGQYGERQWLENAVKISRTPEEKSRTQYLLAEWYQRNQQDTTARLRQGDLLQAVVALGKSPYHEQALYELAQWYASFGHLGYNEQGQTQFEPDYKRTVELLRQLLDQYPEGQGRFYRQAQNQLEDLTQPQLDVFVRHTFRPETEVFFGLNWRNLENAEIKVYPTDLLSDNSLEPTGPAIHTQKLDQKPERPHYQVSRQVRLPVELPRGAYVVVASAGGLVRKDRILVTDLVIVTKADADRILAFVTDAETGAPVPEANVELRWGWVEPGTSAEDAVLKEQLKAVTSTNGIAEWKRPEKMRENPEQRSFLVWRVIARKETRQAVAHANQYRYVFQEDTEIQPVHFVYPERPLYRPGETAHWRILSRLRQSDGSYSTPAGDTLSYEIHDAQGEMVQKGDFALDRFGAGAVDYPIPANAPLGSYNVRILQKGVRYARYYELFRVEEFRAPEYRVAVQLGQSKDGAVLLEPGQEVPGEIQVDYYSGGAVGDAATVVQISRQPYVHWFWPMEKSRWLQPALTRPAYHQQPPEVVERIELTTDSRGHATFSFETPQDIDQDWLYTVEVRVQDRSRREIVETRTLKLTRQPYFVQLSTAHRLYQPGDDVVATVETLNANDQPVSIHGQLRLTRERWRQVYIHRRKGNEISGESWRQLPERALIGATQSDYRLKDEGFVTEEVESVELETGEDGKVAHKFKAPQLGYYNLQWISPGARGLSVTQDSPFWVAQPGDVRIGYRPGGVEIIMDEREIKIGEKLPVLITVPTPNRHVWLVRGADSIQDYQVLKFDGRAKLLSLPITAADAPNTGLEASMISGGELFMNYVELVVPPTPQFLDVEVEADAEGYTPGSEARLNLTVKDQSGKPVVGSFSLAMVDASLDSLLPGYEVPDIQKAFYQDKRWHRIQTGSSVQERPFYQPLGDDDDAPAPADEEIYELQGFGGVAARGMAEAAPMMAMDMKAQGAPTASPGDLATPALRQDFRFSAYWSPSVVTNEQGQAQVSVKLPDNLTEWRVTTIGADTGSRVGQAELRTATRLPLIARLNMPRFLYEGDDVVLSGVLNNNTYSPLDVTVVLEVPKGLQLKGEARQKITVPARNSRRLDWSAKALAAGEYAVKLDARSQLYADAVELKLPVAEPLQDRQVTWAGRTAHNVTDLVLQLPKNLDAADPQVRFSVSPTIADSMLGALPYLVNYPYGCTEQTLSRFVPALVVRKALTDLGYEPEQVQRALAERMGWDFVPEESETGLPDLDAVIEQGLKRLYESQLADGSWPWIAGGESDVYMTGYAVWALTLAEQTGLAIEEKRLEQARQFIEMRLMEASSQPALQAWLVQALSARHRTLTNETPGQPSRFEARAFLNLFNQRERLSPQTLAHLALAAVDFGFEREAETLVGMLRNTVKRDTSPSQSILLPVSQTQGANDLPVAYWGERQDWWRWYESGEESTAWALMAMLHADPGNALVDPAMHWLVRSRQAARWSNTRSTAISVLALTEYLLIEGEMDVSSNWSMEVNGQTVAQGELSFNNLLGQQGTYTVPRAALKPGENQLRIRRSAGEVPLYYRVSASYQAGPEDFKPYGFQLFLDRQYLQITAVPTLLQGFKEQILKLGEPHRVASGDRIDVLLRLDAKNNLEYLLIEDPKPAGLETVQQLSGANLVARELDPTAPANAGDDERYTGRTAWVYQELRDRKVALMIPRLPTGIWEIRYRLRAEAPGEFIALPTKGTAMYVPPIEAGTADHTFEVNDKETSDAE